A genomic window from Chrysoperla carnea chromosome 3, inChrCarn1.1, whole genome shotgun sequence includes:
- the LOC123295286 gene encoding lethal(3)malignant brain tumor-like protein 3 isoform X3, whose amino-acid sequence MESNTGSSVRCTIENMDTNQPTVSGVVETVRSLPPSVNATSTILSKPIPLRPVGLGSSRVVVIQSPNLKASEFTQGSNGQIMLSALTQKSATANKSIPLTNSIIIPSSNASLISGKSQIMLQTPKNIVPVTVSTSTGNKQQYAYLSTIMKPVTAVNRKTNENQILTHLSVVPAPTNQKIVFKSIKPKVQTSTVRRLSAEAINPLNTPKPVTQQTIPTTINSNNLFLPISTATRSPIIKPKPLSSVINLKITNGQIQSENKSGITVLRENSFPTMASSQQQVPQPPRPHQPPPLQLLTKPMPSMPAPTITTSCVKIPTPTEKEIPPIITAEKEYTLSIPEGNTNFLDADSSIELSIKENSTDTVEVTCTISNSKEKPKNGSSSGNGDKNRSDLTIEKNNNTAANEPSSTPKKIHEVAILKKPRLSLQDTDWKKSRTDFVSILDRDKEKKPDEIDTVKIVPLNLEMKKKEKEPDIQEAVIENKLPEITKTIVTERRRKSHNTILKDDDEIEFTSSMSPEYDDQGPPKFKPHLDTTFKKLSMRKELATKSKLAVDDIQIELIKKEEPPSELTSEEDFDLIKALEWEDGIGKLPGSDLKFHINEFGFVQMVTDSDIERIKSSSTAINKMENNGCEFTKPIKKLDSEIVLYCIACGCYGCRSEFMSSMFCSTSCSERYSKETDAKNKKKGDKKPVNLSKKKSSNEFETTSANIKTEVGSSNGTPAQSDDDNTSNDTTQGRTYPWLTGKKGFSWAKYLTHINGKSAPIKLFKEPFPYTKNGFKVGMKLEGIDPQHPSHYCVLTVAEVLGYRLRLHFDGYPDKHDFWVNADSLNIFPIGWCDKNNHKLYPPKGHSQDVFNWTTYLKQCKAQPAPRGLFLNRPENSPCPNGFRLGMKLEAVDRKNSSLVCVATVSDIMDNRILVHFDSWDDIYDYWADPSSPYIHPVGWCESKGHSLTPPNKIYKFSQQYDGSSFKDPETFTWETYLKETKSQAAPARAFKQRPPKEFKRGMRIECVDKRVPRFIRVATVDDVRDHQIRVSFDGWPDKYSYWVDDDSPDIHPAGWCQKSGHPIQPPLTPEDIYSSECTTPGCRGWGNALGPHLEVHHIAAACPYSDENYDKELISDRLLGDLKPEKPDEAVPLSKEPKRHAADSTTASSTIKENKYTKRKNYNCDSDDEWSSIRGAMNVGNIDKSKPSKKRKRTQSQDQDDDNHPSLNNFVSKLMVRPDADLLKSVTQDNYDPTLIPDPNKITPFRWEKHSKNIAPYVNNVKDPRTWTEHDVVEFISTIPSCKDLSIVFSKHQIDGEALLMLSQHDLTSILGFKLGPAIKLYNSIVLLRQNVLMCC is encoded by the exons atggAGTCAAATACGGGCAGTAGCGTACGCTGCACAATCGAAAATATGGATACAAACCAACCAACGGTATCCGGTGTTGTCGAAACAGTTCGAAGTTTACCACCATCAGTTAATGCAACATCAACAATTCTAAGCAAACCAATTCCATTACGACCGGTTGGGCTGGGATCATCACGTGTGGTTGTTATACAAAGTCCAAATTTAAAAGCATCAGAATTTACACAAGGATCAAATGGACAAATAATGCTATCAGCATTAACACAAAAATCTGCAACCGCAAATAAATCAATACCGTTAACCAATTCCATAATAATTCCATCATCGAATGCATCTCTCATATCCGGCAAATCGCAAATTATGTTACAAACCCCTAAAAATATTGTGCCTGTAACAGTTTCTACTTCGACTGGTAATAAACAACAGTACGCGTACTTAAGTACAATTATGAAACCAGTAACTGCCGTTAACCGTAAAACAAATGAGAATCAAATTTTAACACATCTATCAGTCGTACCAGCaccaacaaatcaaaaaatcgtttttaaatcaattaaaccGAAAGTTCAAACAAGTACCGTGCGACGATTATCTGCAGAAGCTATAAATCCGTTAAACACACCAAAACCCGTTACCCAACAAACAATTCCTACAACCATTAATtcgaataatttatttcttcctATTTCCACAGCCACACGTTCTCCTATTATAAAACCTAAACCTTTAAGttctgtaattaatttaaaaataacgaatGGTCAAATACAGAGTGAAAATAAATCGGGCATAACAGTATTACGTGAAAATTCGTTTCCTACTATGGCTTCTTCACAACAACAAGTACCTCAACCGCCTAGACCTCACCAACCTCCACCCTTACAATTGTTAACAAAACCAATGCCATCAATGCCGGCACCCACAATTACCACAAGTTGTGTGAAAATTCCAACTCCAACAGAAAAAGAAATCCCACCGATCATAACAGCCGAAAAAGAGTATACGCTTTCTATACCAGAgggaaatacaaattttctcgATGCTGATTCATCAATTGAATTgtcaataaaagaaaattcgaCTGATACCGTGGAAGTAACATGTACTATATCAAACTCGAAAGAAAAACCGAAAAACGGTAGTAGTAGTGGAAATGGTGATAAAAATCGAAGTGATTTGACGAtcgagaaaaataataatacggcAGCAAATGAACCATCAAGTACAccgaaaaaaattcatgaagtagcaattttaaaaaaaccgcgTCTATCGTTACAAGATACAGATTGGAAAAAATCACGTACTGATTTTGTTTCAATTCTTGATCGGGATAAAGAGAAAAAACCGGATGAAATAGATACGGTCAAAATCGTTCCGCTAAATTTGGAAatgaagaaaaaagaaaaagaaccAGACATTCAAGAGGCAGTTATTGAGAATAAACTGCCAGAAATAACGAAAACAATTGTTACAGAACGCCGACGTAAATCgcataatacaattttaaaggACGATGATGAAATCGAATTCACGTCAAGTATGTCACCAGAATATGATGATCAAGGACCACCAAAATTTAAACCACATCTAGATAcaacattcaaaaaattatctatgCGTAAAGAGTTAGCAACGAAATCAAAGTTGGCCGTAGATGATATACAAAttgagttaataaaaaaagaggaGCCACCATCTGAATTAACATCTGAAGAAGATTTTGATTTAATCAAAGCTTTAGAATGGGAAGATGGTATTGGTAAATTGCCTGGAAGTGATTTAAAATTCCATATCAATGAATTTGGTTTTGTACAAATGGTTACTGACAGTGATATTGAACGTATCAAGTCATCGTCGACCGCtattaataaaatggaaaataatggATGTGAATTTACAAAACCAATTAAGAAATTAGATTCAGAGATTGTTTTATATTGTATTGCTTGCGGCTGCTACGGTTGTCGATCGGAATTTATGTCGTCAATGTTTTGTTCCACATCATGTTCGGAACGATATTCTAAAGAAACTGATGCTAAGAATAAGAAAAAAGGCGATAAGAAACCAGTTAATTTAAGt AAAAAGAAATCTTCTAATGAATTCGAAACAACGTCAGCAAATATAAAAACAGAAGTCGGTAGTTCAAACGGTACACCAGCCCAAAGTGATGATGATAATACATCAAACGATACGACACAAGGCCGAACATACCCATGGCTAACCggtaaaaaaggtttttcatgggcaaaatatttaacacatattaatgGCAAATCAGcaccaataaaattatttaaagaaccATTTCCATACACAAAAAATGGCTTTAAAGTTGGTATGAAATTAGAAGGTATTGATCCACAACATCCGTCCCATTATTGCGTATTGACTGTTGCCGAAGTATTAGGATACCGTTTACGTTTACATTTTGATGGATATCCAGATAAACATGATTTTTGGGTGAATGCCGATTCATTAAATATATTCCCAATTGGGTGGtgtgataaaaataatcataagcTATATCCACCAAAAGGACATTCTCAGGATGTTTTTAATTGGACGACATATTTGAAACAATGCAAAGCACAACCAGCTCCACGTGGGTTGTTCTTAAATCGTCCAGAAAAT tcaCCATGTCCAAATGGATTTAGACTTGGTATGAAATTAGAAGCAGTTGATAGAAAAAATTCGTCTCTAGTTTGTGTAGCAACGGTTTCTGATATTATGGACAACCGAATACTTGTACATTTTGATAGTTGGGATGATATTTATGATTACTGGGCAGATCCTTCATCACCATACATACATCCTGTTGGATGGTGTGAATCAAAGGGACATAGTTTAACACCACCAAATA aaatctACAAGTTTTCCCAACAATACGATGGATCAA gttttaaaGATCCAGAAACATTCACTTGGGAAAcgtatttaaaagaaacaaaatcacAAGCAGCGCCTGCGAGAGCATTTAAACAACGACCTCCAAAGGAATTTAAACGTGGTATGCGTATTGAATGTGTTGATAAACGTGTACCGCGGTTTATTCGTGTTGCAACTGTCGACGATGTTCGTGATCATCAGATACGTGTTAGTTTTGATGGGTGGCCGGATAAGTATAGCTATTGGGTTGATGATGATAGTCCAGATATACATCCCGCTGGTTGGTGCCAAAAAAGTGGTCACCCGATTCAACCTCCGTTAA CACCGGAAGATATTTATAGTTCAGAATGTACTACACCTGGATGTCGAGGTTGGGGTAATGCATTAGGACCACATTTAGAAGTTCATCATATAGCCGCTGCGTGTCCATATTCTGATGAGAATTACGATAAAGAATTAATTTCGGATCGATTATTGGGTGACTTGAAACCTGAAAAACCTGACGAAGCTGTACCGTTATCTAAAGAACCAAAAAG acatGCAGCAGATTCTACAACTGCAAGTTCcacaattaaagaaaataaatatacgaaacgaaaaaattataactgtGATAGTGATGACGAATGGTCGTCTATACGTGGCGCTATGAATGTTGGAAATATTGACAAATCAAAACCGAGCAAAAAACGAAAACGTACTCAATCACAGGATCAAGACGACGACAACCACCCATCACTTAACAactttgtatcaaaattaatgGTACGACCTGATgcagatttattaaaaagtgttaCGCAAGATAATTACGATCCAACTTTAATACCAGATCCAAATAAAATCACTCCATTCCGTTGGGAAAAACATTCAAAGAATATCGCACCAtatgtaaataatgtaaaagATCCACGCACATGGACCGAACATGATGTTGTTGAATTTATTAGCACAATACCAAGTTGTAAAGATTTAAGTATTGTGTTCTCAAAACATCAAATTGATGGCGAGGCATTGTTAATGTTATCACAACATGATTTAACATCCATATTAGGTTTTAAATTAGGTCCCGccattaaattatataacagTATTGTGCTATTAagacaaaatgttttaatgtgTTGTTAA